From Pseudochaenichthys georgianus chromosome 11, fPseGeo1.2, whole genome shotgun sequence, a single genomic window includes:
- the LOC117455468 gene encoding uncharacterized protein, with protein sequence MDKLMCARTREKNMLSYHPHMFTSALGPFPRSTWIHPHVPRDNFDRVCEIIWKRAKEELDWRQSSPEIQLDKTFKARDITQSHRAEEKQADDLGQSTRYEEETHQNRTAFILPCPYLLGRNQPHIAEPARVVNPEMKKEIQRNEEEANGKINVTDYTGDQQWRMEHFFKKMCVPQCTSRRAKQSCVTEPPPLATNPVCSAAEDHTPQEEEEPPLPSKVPRETCESEDEKDTSSSSDSSSSDDDTSVDLPGVRSCGTDSNDGESKNENNDIGEDEKEIPRPVNESSSHSEKKSCSSSSTEKYFPPLYTVKAGVLPCLTAPPASGKMHSQWNIPLLFHPHAIPAVTLAKEVTTYAQAPVQDKAEAPQADTKKMAPPEAPTQQETYDLQADFPALQPRQKALGLLHDGNPKTKGEEGRGGHTHSQIRCQESGATHQRKKENAPHEFSSICAADQKSVLDPQTFGSAGRCISPGPDCDELKANNQPLPRVAGADGVCVNARTWASAAKAGMKQAAAPQEKARPSILQQIVTINRAKAAHNFPNKVPPYRAAAPMCRGPRPRYPNRFAGRGYNPAHQHFVAQAYRASCPTGFRCPRFPFQQARGNPSKHSNV encoded by the exons ATGGACAAGCTCATGTGTGCGAGGACCAGAGAGAAAAATATGCTATCATATCATCCACACATGTTCACGAGTGCACTTGGACCTTTTCCACGCTCCACCTGGATTCATCCCCACGTGCCACGGGACAACTTTGATCGTGTCTGTGAAATCATCTGGAAAAGAGCAAAGGAGGAGCTTGACTGGCGTCAAAGTTCACCTGAGATACAGCTGGATAAAACCTTCAAGGCTCGAGACATCACACAGAGTCACCG GGCTGAGGAGAAACAGGCAGATGATTTGGGTCAGAGCACACGGTATGAGGAGGAAACACATCAAAACCGCACTGCCTTCATCCTCCCTTGCCCTTATCTCCTGGGCCGAAATCAGCCCCATATTGCCGAGCCTGCACGGGTAGTGAACCCTGAGATGAAAAAAGAGATACAACGAAATGAGGAAGAGGCAAACGGGAAAATAAATGTG ACTGATTACACCGGAGATCAACAATGGAGGATGGAACATTTCTTCAAGAAGATGTGCGTCCCACAATGTACCAGCAGAAGAGCAAAACAGAGCTGTGTAACTGAGCCTCCACCTCTGGCGACAAATCCCGTCTGCTCTGCCGCTGAGGACCACACCccacaggaagaggaagaaccTCCACTTCCTTCGAAAGTACCCAGGGAGACGTGTGAAAGCGAAGATGAGAAAGATACTAGCAGCAGCTCTGACAGCAGTTCTAGCGATGATGACACCTCTGTAGATCTACCTGGGGTGCGAAGTTGTGGCACTGATAGCAATGATGGTGAGTCAAAGAATGAAAACAATGACATCGGGGAAGATGAAAAAGAAATCCCACGCCCAGTTAATGAATCAAGCTCCCACAGCGAGAAGAAATCCTGCTCCTCTTCTAGCACAGAGAAATACTTTCCTCCTCTATATACCGTGAAGGCTGGCGTTCTCCCATGTCTCACAGCGCCCCCAGCCTCAGGGAAGATGCATAGCCAGTGGAATATTCCCCTTTTATTCCACCCACATGCTATCCCTGCTGTAACTTTGGCAAAAGAAGTGACCACCTATGCACAGGCTCCTGTCCAAGACAAGGCAGAAGCGCCTCAGGCCGACACAAAAAAGATGGCACCACCAGAAGCCCCCACTCAACAGGAGACTTACGACCTACAGGCCGACTTTCCCGCCCTGCAGCCCCGACAGAAAGCGCTGGGTTTATTGCACGATGGGAATCCCAAGACCAAAGGTGAAGAGGGGAGAGGAGGGCATACTCACTCACAAATCCGATGCCAAGAGAGTGGGGCTACCCATCAGAGGAAGAAGGAAAATGCACCCCACGAGTTCTCGTCCATCTGTGCAGCAGACCAGAAATCTGTGCTGGACCCTCAAACATTTGGCTCCGCCGGCCGATGCATCTCTCCAGGCCCCGACTGTGATGAACTAAAGGCCAACAACCAGCCGCTTCCTAGAG TTGCAGGTGCAGATGGCGTGTGTGTTAATGCCAGGACCTGGGCGAGCGCTGCCAAGGCGGGCATGAAGCAAGCAGCTGCCCCTCAGGAGAAAGCCAGACCTTCTATCCTTCAGCAGATAGTTACCATTAACAGAGCCAAAG CAGCTCATAACTTCCCAAACAAAGTGCCTCCCTATCGGGCAGCAGCTCCTATGTGCCGAGGCCCGAGACCTCGCTACCCAAATCGGTTTGCTGGACGTGGTTACAACCCAGCCCATCAG